TGACGACGGGATAGCCGAACGCCCAGTGCAGCTCCGGCATGTGCTCGAAGTTCATGCCGTAGATCCCGGCGATCATGGTCGGAACCGCGATGATGGCGGCCCAGGCGGCGAGCTTCTTCATCGACTCGTTCTGGGCCACCGCGATGAGGGAGAGGTTGGCCTCGAGGGCGGAGGTGAGGAGCTCGCGCAGGGTGTCCACCGATTCGTTGATCCGGACGGAGTGGTCGTAGACGTCCCGAATATAGGGCCGCACATCCTCGGGCACCAGCTCGAGGTCGAAGCGGACCAGTCGGTTGCAGATGTCGACGAGGGGCGAGACCGTGCGCTTGAGCTCGAGGAGGCTCCGCTTGAGATTGTAGATCTCCTCGGTGGTCTCGCGGCTCATGCGCTCGCCGAAGATCGCCTCCTCGACCCGCTCGAGTTCGGTCTCCAGCTCGTCCACCACGGGGAAGTACTGATCCACGATGAAGTCCATGATCGCGTACATGACGAAGCCCGGCCCCAGGGCGAGCAAGCGCGGGTTCGCCTCGCAGCGCGCGCGGACCGGCGCGTAGGACAGCGAGGCCCCGTGGCGCACCGAGACGATGTAGCGGGCGCCCACGAAGATGTGGGTCTCGCCGAACTCCGCGCAGTGGTGCTCGCGATCCATCTGCGCGGTGCGGAGAGCCATGAAGAGCGAGTCCCCGTAGCGCTCCAGCTTGGGCCGCTGATGGGCGAGCAGGGCGTCCTCGATCGCCAGCTCGTGGAGACCGAACTCGCGCTGGACGGTCTGGAGCAGCTCGGGGCCCGGCTCGTAGAGCCCGAGCCACACGAAGCCGCCTGGCTGCTCCAGCACCTCGCTGATGTCCTCGACGCGGACCTCGCTCACCCGGTGGCCCTTTGCGTAGGCCACGCAGTTGACGACGCCGGGGACCGGAGATGGCTCCAT
This window of the Candidatus Methylomirabilota bacterium genome carries:
- the corA gene encoding magnesium/cobalt transporter CorA gives rise to the protein MEPSPVPGVVNCVAYAKGHRVSEVRVEDISEVLEQPGGFVWLGLYEPGPELLQTVQREFGLHELAIEDALLAHQRPKLERYGDSLFMALRTAQMDREHHCAEFGETHIFVGARYIVSVRHGASLSYAPVRARCEANPRLLALGPGFVMYAIMDFIVDQYFPVVDELETELERVEEAIFGERMSRETTEEIYNLKRSLLELKRTVSPLVDICNRLVRFDLELVPEDVRPYIRDVYDHSVRINESVDTLRELLTSALEANLSLIAVAQNESMKKLAAWAAIIAVPTMIAGIYGMNFEHMPELHWAFGYPVVMGGMITACIGLYFHFKRSGWL